The following proteins are encoded in a genomic region of Spirosoma sp. SC4-14:
- a CDS encoding sodium:proton exchanger → MDSSILIIVLSLSVLISYAFDLLSSRFRTPSVLLLLLLGGLTRQATNYFEVQLPFVNTILPTLGTLGLILIVLENGLDLELHNEKLSLIRRTLLASLLSVAGVTLLLASVLYLLLNDSFYHCLIAALPFSIISSAVVMPSVSNLSVGQGEFVVYESAFAGIIGVLVFNFLLLSRHSILGAVWFFARDVVIMALLSLGCCFLLLYLIGRINHRIKFLPIISVLFLVYAIAEINHLSSLLLILIFGLFLNNTELLIRGRLSRILKNDLFEKELEQLKNLTAESAFVVRTFFFLILGFSAVPSELIDRDALIVSAIFVAAIIAWRWVTLRITYQGNAKPLLWIAPRGLITILLYLNIPEDLRVIGFRDGIPILVIVFSLIVMMAGGLGRKPTLNED, encoded by the coding sequence ATGGATTCTTCGATTCTGATTATTGTTTTGAGTCTGTCCGTACTGATTTCCTATGCATTTGACCTGTTAAGCAGCCGGTTCAGAACGCCGTCTGTACTGTTGCTATTGCTGTTGGGAGGCCTAACCCGACAGGCAACCAACTATTTTGAGGTTCAGCTACCGTTTGTCAATACCATTCTGCCAACCCTCGGAACCCTCGGATTAATCCTGATTGTACTGGAAAACGGACTTGATCTGGAGTTGCACAACGAAAAGCTAAGCCTCATTCGCCGAACCCTGCTGGCTTCGCTTTTATCCGTTGCCGGTGTTACTCTGTTGTTGGCGAGCGTTTTATATTTATTGTTGAACGATTCATTTTACCACTGCCTGATTGCGGCATTGCCTTTTTCAATTATTAGCAGTGCCGTTGTAATGCCGAGTGTATCGAATCTGTCGGTTGGGCAAGGCGAATTTGTGGTCTATGAATCGGCTTTTGCCGGAATCATCGGTGTATTAGTGTTTAACTTTCTGCTGCTTAGCCGACACTCTATATTGGGAGCTGTTTGGTTTTTTGCCCGCGATGTGGTCATCATGGCTTTGCTATCGCTGGGCTGTTGTTTTTTGCTACTCTACCTAATTGGACGAATCAACCACCGAATCAAATTTCTGCCAATCATATCGGTGTTATTTCTGGTTTATGCCATTGCCGAAATAAATCATTTATCGTCGTTATTACTGATCCTGATTTTTGGCCTGTTTCTGAACAATACGGAGCTGTTGATTCGAGGTCGTTTAAGCCGGATTCTGAAGAACGATCTGTTCGAAAAAGAACTGGAGCAGCTCAAAAACCTGACGGCCGAAAGCGCCTTTGTGGTTCGTACGTTTTTCTTTCTTATCCTGGGCTTTTCTGCTGTGCCCAGCGAGTTGATCGATCGGGACGCGTTGATTGTCAGTGCTATTTTTGTGGCTGCCATTATTGCCTGGCGATGGGTTACCTTACGGATTACTTACCAGGGTAATGCAAAGCCATTGCTGTGGATAGCCCCCCGTGGCTTAATCACGATTTTGCTTTATCTGAACATTCCCGAAGATTTGCGGGTGATCGGTTTTCGTGATGGTATTCCAATTCTGGTTATCGTGTTTTCACTGATTGTGATGATGGCGGGCGGGCTTGGCCGAAAACCTACTCTGAATGAAGATTAA